One window of the Thamnophis elegans isolate rThaEle1 chromosome 6, rThaEle1.pri, whole genome shotgun sequence genome contains the following:
- the CCDC181 gene encoding coiled-coil domain-containing protein 181, whose translation MSDKKETSESTDTGDTTEGGDYEDDFEKDLEWLINEEEKEISDDIQNHDDNEEDFETNTDKDFEDRKNPSQDSLEPEEILKDEERNSSQEPPEPEEALNDASQNEIHSIFELDPKALEPASDTDSESSGQESRLEDKEEDDEEDIKRYILEKIEEANKLLLGQDPLDETKERKLKFNESIVELEVPSLTNTEGDKNDPNREQNIAGRLSQLRISNETGQEDIALSINGGMDDEHKDGKILVERDGKFELLSIRDIESQGLFPPLSISFSDIETQHVSSKSSYASAFGPKDESFLQTPITTCSPSKERYFFFPQPPPIRPSSAINITRNIERGRSPRRVQSANMRLGVRSSTFCLSPRQKELQKQIEQRREKIRREEENQKKMLEDEKKKENDRVFQAWLQKKKSQMLQEKRVQRAKEMENLNSRENRNPDEAFKLWLKRKQQDQMKEKQMQTLKEQEEGMFFLPRTTENDKAYKQWLRRKRRERREEQLVARERSKQFRQEARRAKQIENILHSISEPKSLRFPDQYC comes from the exons ATGAGTGACAAAAAAGAAACCAGTGAATCTACAGACACGGGAGATACCACAGAAGGTGGTGACTATGAAGATGATTTTGAGAAAGATCTTGAGTGGCTaattaatgaagaagaaaaagaaatttctGATGATATACAG AATCATGATGACAATGAAGAGGATTTCGAAACAAACACTGACAAAGACTTTGAAGATAGAAAAAATCCTTCACAAGATTCTCTTGAGCCTGAAGAAATACTGAAGGATGAGGAACGAAATTCTTCACAAGAACCTCCTGAGCCTGAGGAAGCTCTAAATGATGCATCACAAAATGAAATACATTCTATATTTGAACTTGATCCTAAGGCATTAGAACCAGCATCTGATACAGATAGCGAAAGCTCTGGTCAGGAATCAAGGCTAGAAGACAAGGaggaagatgatgaagaagataTAAAGCGTTATATCTTAGAAAAAATTGAAGAAGCTAACAAACTTCTGTTGGGTCAGGACCCTTTAgatgaaacaaaagaaagaaaactaaaatTCAACGAAAGTATAGTAGAACTAGAAGTACCATCTCTGACAAATACAGAAGGGGATAAAAATGATCCTAACAGGGAACAAAACATTGCAGGTAGACTGTCTCAGTTGCGCATTTCTAATGAAACAGGACAGGAAGATATAGCTCTGTCCATTAATGGTGGTATGGATGATGAACACAAAGATGGCAAGATCCTAGTAGAAAGAGATGGGAAATTTGAACTCTTGAGTATCCGCGACATTGAAAGTCAAGGCTTATTTCCTCCTCTGAGTATTTCTTTCAGTGACATTGAAACTCAACATGTTTCTTCTAAAAGTTCGTATGCTAGTGCTTTTGGTCCAAAAGACGAGTCCTTCTTGCAAACACCTATAACAACTTGTTCTCCTTCCAAAGAacgatatttttttttccctcaacCACCACCTATTCGACCAAGCTCTGCCATCAATATTACGAGGAATATAGAACGGGGAAGAAGCCCTCGCAGAGTCCAGTCAGCAAATATGAGACTTGGTGTAAGAAGTTCTACATTCTGCTTATCACCCAGGCAAAAAGAGCTGCAAAAACAAATAGAgcaaagaagagagaaaataagaaGAGAG GAAGAAAACCAAAAAAAGATGCtagaagatgaaaaaaagaaagaaaatgaccgAGTCTTCCAGGCTTggctacaaaagaaaaaaagccaaatgCTGCAGGAGAAAAGAGTTCAGCGTGCAAAGGAAATGGAGAACTTAAACAGCAGG gaGAATAGAAATCCAGATGAAGCTTTCAAATTATGGCTTAAAAGAAAGCAGCAGGACCAgatgaaagaaaaacagatgcAAACGCTGAAGGAGCAAGAAGAGGGCATGTTCTTCCTTCCAAGAACAACTGAAAATGACAAAGCTTATAAACA ATGGCTAAGGAGGAAGAGACGTGAGAGGCGAGAAGAGCAACTAGTTGCTAGAGAACGATCCAAACAGTTTAGGCAAGAAGCCAGAAGAgcaaaacaaatagaaaatattCTGCATTCAATTTCTGAACCAAAGTCCCTTCGCTTTCCAGATCAGTACTGCTGA
- the BLZF1 gene encoding golgin-45 — protein sequence MAAPSNAENSEYITSPIRGPGDGMETEQPSKSVEVILNITSHAHRSPDKKRLPSLSPGVLQLGKVYGDKAVEIEAVRIVVPKASVSHVVPVKNAKGSKSSGPQKEPLSLSDGISSDTKKELLELRSEIGKLKNSEKRLLQDKEGLSNQLHVQTEVNRELKKLLVASVGDDLQYHFERMAREKNQLILENEALGRNVSQLSEQLERMSIQCDVWRSKFLASRVMSDELTNSRAVLQRQARDAHSAIQDLLNERDQFRQEMIAAQKLLEELLVSLQWGRQQTYYPSAHPHSTVELAAVNHKLARAVTSHLLGNSSIANNPKNGSSSTEVCTTPAEKMAEMVLRMLDSGKCTEVSELSFSEPSTASFLSPKKNIGRFHPYTRYENITFNCCDHCKGELLVL from the exons ATGGCAGCTCCAAGTAATGCAGAAAATA GTGAATACATTACCTCACCCATTCGTGGACCTGGTGATGGCATGGAAACAGAGCAGCCTTCAAAATCTGTTGAAGTAATCCTCAACATAACTAGCCATGCCCATCGAAGCCCAGACAAGAAACGTCTTCCGTCACTGAGTCCTGGAGTTCTTCAGCTGGGGAAAGTATATGGTGACAAGGCTGTGGAAATTGAAGCTGTACGAATAGTGGTTCCTAAAGCTTCTGTAAGCCATGTGGTGCCTGTTAAAAATGCTAAAGGATCTAAATCCTCAGGTCCTCAAAAAGAGCCCCTCAGTCTGTCTGATGGGATTTCATCAGATACTAAGAAAGAACTGCTGGAGCTAAGAAGTGAAATAGGGAAGCTTAAAAATTCGGAAAAGAGACTCTTACAGGATAAGGAAGGCCTTTCCAATCAGCTACATGTGCAAACAGAG GTCAATCGGGAGTTGAAAAAGTTACTTGTTGCTTCTGTTGGAGATGACTTGCAATATCATTTTGAGCGTATGGCACGTGAAAAAAATCAACTGATTCTTGAAAATGAAGCCCTTGGGCGGAATGTGTCTCAGCTGTCTGAGCAGTTAGAACGGATGTCTATACAATGTGATGTTTGGCGAAGCAAATTTCTAGCAAGCAG AGTCATGTCTGATGAGTTGACTAACTCCAGAGCAGTTCTCCAGCGTCAGGCCAGAGATGCACACAGTGCAATTCAGGATCTGTTAAATGAACGTGATCAGTTTCGCCAAGAAATGATTGCTGCACAAAA ATTATTAGAGGAACTCCTAGTTTCTCTACAGTGGGGAAGGCAGCAGACATACTACCCTAGTGCACATCCTCATAGTACGGTGGAATTAGCTGCTGTAAATCATAAGCTTGCTAGAGCAGTAACTTCACATCTACTTGGAAACTCTAGTATTGCTAACAATCCAAAAAATGGCTCTTCATCCACAGAAGTCTGCACTACCCCTGCTGAGAAAATGGCTGAAATG GTATTAAGAATGCTGGATTCTGGCAAATGTACAGAAGTATCAGAACTTTCTTTTTCTGAGCCTTCAACAGCATCTTTTCTTTCCCCAAAGAAAAATATTGGACGGTTTCATCCCTACACTAGATATGAGAACATAACTTTCAACTGTTGTGATCACTGCAAGGGAGAATtacttgttctttaa